A stretch of DNA from Lycium ferocissimum isolate CSIRO_LF1 chromosome 4, AGI_CSIRO_Lferr_CH_V1, whole genome shotgun sequence:
cttcaaattggtggtctttaatttttgccctcgcctaatacctcgaggttctgggttcgaacccccgctcagaaaaaaaaagggaagtgtTACGTACGTTTTTTCGATTAAGAAGCGCAACCTACCTTAAGATGAACTTTTCAGTTGTGCCGTACTCGCCTTGCCGGTAGTTTTGCctctaccttgcgaattttttttttaaaatattgacgGAGTGAGGATTTGAACCaccaccccagcgaagggcaatcctgcaaattgccacCACTTAAAATTGGAGGGTCGTGACCTCCTCCTGATGAGCCTAACATCCACCATGCAAACTCTTAACCTCcgtataattatttttttgattaagcaccgggtgtccgagtctctttgagccccGGATTAATCCCGGCACAGTGCCCTCGGCAAGGAGTTTCGGTAAGCCGCACCACGGTAATCCGAGTGCTTCAAATCACGGCCAGAATTTGTTCAGACCAATGGGTTTCGAACTCAGACTCAGAAAGGGACCAAGGCTCAAGTCAATTGCCACCAGGCCAACCCCTGAGGGTTAACCTCCGTATAATTAtaaaaacaatattttcatgtttttggaTAAAGGAATATTTCCATTTCACACTCACTTGAAAATATTCTGTTAGTTTTGCGTAGTAGTATTAACAAATGTTTGTAAACTGAACTAAGCGGAGAAACATGTTCTTTAAGGTCATCGTCTGACTAGTAACTTCATCTTATCTTTACCTTCAGGCCACATAATCTTCATACATTTCCTAGTTTAAGCAAATAAGCATAATTGGTGACACAGTCCTGTTACTACTCTAAACGCCTCCAAACGTTTTCCCCGAGAAAGTCAATAGTATTACTGAACTCTTTTAAGATAATTAACTTGATGACCTCACATCAATGTGCTTTGGGTTAGCCTAGGAAAAGATCAAAACTTTATACGTATGTGATTATGTGAACAAAGCCCTTCATTTGTAGGCCGTGTAATTGGTCTGTGATATTTATTGGTTCTTGATGGAATGAAGAACCACATGGTAATCACAGCCTTTATTTCCACAGCCTATCCTTGAGATTTGTAAGTAGAACTTTTTCTCTTTAGAACCAATGCTCGGCAGTAACGAAAAAGCCAAATGTAAATCTATAGATTTAATTGCAGGGTTCCACAGAAAATGTAACAAGCCTGGCCACCAGGGTTCTCCTCTGATGAAACagagtttttttttaactagCATCTTGAACTGTAAAAGACCACGAAAATGAGATACCCTAATGAACTAACTAGCTGAGGCTCTGAAGTTCAGTATCTCAAGCTTTCTTTGAAATGAGATCCTCAATCAGGTCTGCAGCATCTTGAACTGTTGTAATACTCTGAGCACTGTCTTCTTCCACGGAGATACCAAACTCTTCCTCAAGTCCCATGACAATCTCCACCTGAACGAGAAAGAGATCCAATAGAAACAATATAACCAAATCAGTGAAACTTGTATTGACAAAATTTACATATGATACATTGCATAAGAACCTGAAAGCTTTGTTCAGTTAAACTTCTTAAGTCATAAACAAATGCGTTCAGATATATAACTGAGTGTGTTCCTGGGAGAAGTCTGTTATGTCAAGATGCCTCAAAGAAAAAACCTTGGGGCTTTGGTAGAGGAATAACAAGAGAACGTTTCTGCTGTTAGTGCTATCCCTTAAAGATAATAACTATTTTGTTGGGAGATAACTTGTGAGATTGCTACATCAATATGCCTTATATAAACTATGATAGCCATGCAAATAGGCTAGAATTAAGGTTAAAAACATAAGGGAGCTATTAAGGATACTCCTTTTGTAGAACTCCAGGAACAGTGTATAAATATGGTCATACTTGTTTCTAGACATGGATAGTGACCATATCATCGGGAAGGGAAAGCATATAAATCTAGCACCTAGCAGCAATCAATTTGAATTAAACTACTTTTTATCCAACGTAATCAATCTGAATTCCTCTAGACCATGCACAGGGATACAAAAGTGCTAAATTAGACAAACTGGCATCAACCAAGGATTCTAACTAATCTGGCTGAAGCCAAACCGGGGTGGCTCAAGGGTAAAATTAGTAAAGCTTTTGCTATAGGATCCCAAACTTTTGAGGCCCAAAAACTTTTAAGGatgaattttataattttattttaatagacATTATTGAAGATTGTTAGAAGtacaaaaattatataataaacGAAAGAAAAAACctatctacatttaagagaaatattttaaaactttgaaCTAAATTACTcaaattttcatattattaaataaagtgTTTACAACAACATCCAAGTTAATGTATTTAAAACACATGGTTAACATCTTGTTAACTTGAATTAATCTTCACGATTGTAAACATTACTTCTACGCAAccagtatttaaaaaaaaaaatatcaaaactaatgtttttttttatgtatgtgtatatacttAAGGCCTCAAATTAAAGTTTAGACTAATTTTATTGAGTCATCCTTGAAATCAAATTGAAATAGGTTAATTGTCGTAACTATTTTTGTAGAAAGGACGGAGACACAATATGCGTTTAACATTTTGCCTTATTGCCAAACTACATACCGTATCAAGAGAATCAGCACCAAGCGCAGCAAACTTCGATTCTCCACTGACTTCAGTATCAGCCGAAAGAGCCAATTGTTTCTTCACAATATCACACACTTTGTTGACTGTCTCTGGCTTAGCCTGCAGAGATAAAACTCTCATTATTGTTAATAATCtgcatatgaaaaagaaaaaaaaagttgcattTTAAATTACAGACTACAAAATTTCAGGTCACATATAAGtggaaaaaagaagataatCTCAAAATAAAGAGGTTAATCACTTAACACTTGCAATAAATATAGTGTCAGTGCCAGTACTGTTGAAAataatcacttaacattgtAGTAATAATCACTTAACCTTGTAGTTCTTTCTTGAGTTTATTCTGATAATTTAATTATCATAACTGGGAAGGTTGCTGCATAGTATGAATGAAGGAAGGACCTAGTTTGTTTGCTCGTAAAGAAAATTTGCTTTCTATTAttcttttaaaagaagaaaatatttaagaGCAATAATtcttgaatgaaatacggtttTTGACTTTTTATAACGGTCTAAACAATAATAGTAAGTTTGAGTGGAACAAAACATCGGAAAGGATCTctgtaattattccgttttcctttttattcttctCTATAacgaatttctttttttttcttttactttttttgtgCCTTTATCAGCAGAAGAGTTAAgtccacaagaaaaaaaataagtcagaGCTAAGTCCACaagcaaaaaaataagttagagcTAAGAGCTAAGATACTGCCTGAAATAAATAAACCTTCCATGATGAGATATTATGTCAGGTAGTAACCACTTTATTTGCATTCACTCCCTATAAATTTATAAATTCTATTCACAGTTGAATTAGTGATCTCCATAAATCTACTCAAGATGACTTAATACCAAATTCACAAATTAAATGCTCCAATTGTTGGTGCTTAAAATAAAACACGTCATCAGCTTTGCTCATAACAAAACAGGCCGTATGGGAATGAATCACAACAGCCGTGGCTAGAGGTTAACTAGAAAACACAGTATGCAATAGAGAGTAAAACACCCAGTTACGAGACAATACCGCACAAGTAATACTGAGGCGACGAGTGGCTGGATTCAATCTGATGGAAGAGAAGCTTATTCCCTTGAAAGAAAGTGATGATGTCTTCAAATTCGCGACACGGTTAAGTGCCTGCATAAACAAGAgaacaaaatatataattaaatgcCTGACACAGATCAGGGAGGGACTAGGATACTGTTACTCAATCTCTTATATCTGAAATCATGGCCTTAATATATGGCAAAGAATTATACATTATTTGTGTTTCATTGATTACTTTCctcataaaaaaacaaaaaaataattaaaaaaaaaaaacattacacTAGAGTTTTGGTTTCTAATCCTTTTATCAGCCATAGAGTGAAATCTCGAGTAAATTGATAGGACAAGTAACTTCTAAACACAAACAGATTGACACACTGACATTATTTGTAGTGTTTAATGTACATCTAAAGAATTTTCACACCATCTTCATGTCTGCTTTAGCAGGTAACAtatcttattttcaagattttaaatctcaaatttcaAGGAGTATCACCTGTGAGACCTGATTGTGTAAATAATTATTGACAGTGACGGCGCGTAAAACTTAAAATCATTAGAAAGCAGTAAAATTCTAACATGTTTCATTCacaaaaatcattcaaacacaatCACATTCCAATAAACTGAATATCAGATGCACAAACAAAGCGTTCCCTAAACGAAATCGATAAgcaaaaaagagaaggagaagatGATCGGAGGTGAAGATCGAACCTGATTTGGCATCAAGGAGCAGGACATGGTAGCTGATGAGGTTGTAAAAGAAGCCATTgatggaaagagagagagaaatgggATCTGGAAATCAAGAAGGTGACGGAGTGCACGAGGAGAGCGTTGAGACGGAAGAGGGATAGTAGTGATAGGACTATGAATAAGTCATCCCTTATTATAGGTTTTATTATTGCGGGTTGGGTGTTAGTTGGATTGTTGCTACATAGATTGTATCGAATTGGTGTTTGGACAACTAATCCTACAACAATTTagttcttctcttcttcttttttatttatttattatttatttattacgcTTTCCGTCCCAAAATTACGATTTACGTctattaaaaaatcaataaatataatatgcaCTTTAATAAATTATTCCTATTTATTAGATATTCTTGTAAAATTGAGCATTATTAAAAATACTAAAAGCAAAATTGAAAACACatattatctttattttttaaggcGAAACTTATTTTGAGACAAATGTTTATTGATATggtaacacttattttgaaatagaGTATTTATGTACTTACGtacttatttatttagttttattaCGATGATGCCATTGTCAAATTTCTGAAAATGCTTTGTGCACAAACTTTCTAGTAATATTTTTAAATGTGATTTTCTGAAAGCATTGTGTCAGATAAtcttatcttatatatatataaaagcaggaCATAGGCCGCTGACGTGGCGCAACACAAATGCAGGAttttcatttatcttttttctcatcaTTTTGGCCTTTTAATCCATTTTAACTCCTATTAGTtatttagtcaaaaaaaaaaaaaaaaaaaactgacgcATCCTTTCGGCCTCTTTTTGTGATGTTTCCATACGCTGCATGCCTTTTTAAAAGCAGTTGTGTCAAAATTTTGCCTCTGTCTCTCACTCCATTATTACTAAATAAACCCACAGGCTACACCTCTTCCTTATTCCCGTTCCTTTCTCCAATTAATATCATTGCTCCTACTTACTTCCATAATAATCTGTTTCAATATAAGTACAGTTGCTTTGCCTTTTATAGTTTCAATATAAGTACAGATGCTTTGCCTTTTATAGTTTTACactgtcatttttttttttgcattactGAGATATTAATATAGagtttcttctcttt
This window harbors:
- the LOC132051836 gene encoding acyl carrier protein 1, chloroplastic-like, translating into MASFTTSSATMSCSLMPNQALNRVANLKTSSLSFKGISFSSIRLNPATRRLSITCAAKPETVNKVCDIVKKQLALSADTEVSGESKFAALGADSLDTVEIVMGLEEEFGISVEEDSAQSITTVQDAADLIEDLISKKA